The Syntrophales bacterium genome includes a region encoding these proteins:
- a CDS encoding 6-bladed beta-propeller: protein MRRKRLYWIGLAFLLFACAGAEVKKEVELVWPLPPDEPRIRYLRTYESSNDVQEQTGSQKLLTTLLGESEVGMGLGKPYGVFASRDRVIVTDTGIGRAVVFDIKNKKYFHAGLEGKGFLAKPIGIAADAAGNMYVSDTKQDRVVVFDKDGKYARVIGEKGAFLQPTGIAVNDALGRVYIVDTNKHQLFIYSKEGKQVAVVGSRGDGDAQFNYPTNVFVSKNGKVYVSDSMNFRVQVFDADGKFISKFGKVGDAPGMFSRPKGIAVDSDGHIYVVDSAFNNVQIFDEQGQLLMFFGEMGNKPGQFWLPAGMYIDADDKIYVADQYNKRINVFQYLKSKAAR from the coding sequence ATGAGAAGAAAGCGTTTATACTGGATAGGATTGGCATTCCTTCTTTTTGCCTGCGCGGGGGCGGAGGTTAAAAAAGAGGTGGAGCTGGTCTGGCCGCTTCCCCCGGATGAGCCGCGGATCAGGTATTTAAGAACCTATGAAAGCTCCAATGATGTGCAGGAGCAAACAGGCAGCCAGAAACTGCTGACCACGCTCCTCGGGGAATCGGAGGTCGGGATGGGGCTGGGTAAGCCCTACGGTGTTTTTGCCAGCAGGGATCGGGTAATCGTGACCGATACGGGCATTGGCCGGGCAGTTGTTTTTGACATAAAAAACAAGAAGTACTTTCATGCGGGGCTGGAGGGGAAGGGGTTTCTCGCCAAGCCGATCGGGATTGCGGCCGATGCGGCGGGAAACATGTATGTCTCCGACACCAAACAGGATCGCGTGGTTGTCTTTGACAAAGACGGAAAGTACGCGCGGGTCATCGGTGAAAAGGGCGCCTTCCTGCAGCCGACCGGGATTGCCGTGAACGACGCCCTGGGCAGGGTGTATATCGTGGACACCAACAAACACCAGTTGTTCATCTATTCGAAGGAGGGAAAACAGGTGGCGGTGGTGGGGAGCCGGGGCGACGGGGATGCCCAGTTCAACTACCCGACCAATGTCTTTGTCAGTAAAAACGGCAAGGTCTATGTCAGCGACTCGATGAATTTCCGCGTGCAGGTATTCGACGCCGACGGTAAATTTATTAGCAAATTCGGTAAAGTAGGCGACGCGCCGGGGATGTTTTCCCGTCCCAAGGGGATCGCGGTCGATAGCGACGGCCATATCTATGTCGTCGATTCCGCCTTCAACAACGTCCAGATCTTTGACGAGCAGGGGCAACTGCTGATGTTTTTTGGAGAGATGGGCAACAAGCCGGGGCAGTTCTGGCTCCCCGCGGGGATGTACATCGACGCGGATGA